In one window of uncultured Acetobacteroides sp. DNA:
- a CDS encoding glycine-rich domain-containing protein: protein MVAILLLSFLPAVGWGQTSKTFTKSESFTVPEGVTSITVECWGAGGGGGNTSGATSAGGGGGGAYTKGIFTVVSGATVKITVGAGGEPGNAGGNTSVSCNGITLTANGGSAASGKNGGVGGLMLNTNPGVTSFTSYAGGNGGRDGVNGSNKSSTGYGGGGGGGGSAFPTTSGGYGYDGDDAYRSFGYYTDGAGGSGGSGSGSGGSGSDGEGDDAGSGNAPGGGGGGRGGNAGKSGSGADGNVVITIPPGALTNPSSVNFGYTAVNTYSGVQVVTYFGNYLTPSSSGTISIAAPPSNFETSLDNVTWSTSSKTISYTGGSLTANLYVRFKPTAANANYSGTITVSGGGTSPQTIAVSGNSIPPTLPLYSYKSGSWSDPTTWTLDPSGTTQVGSAIPASNDYVVILSNRNVYLPSDIATVNLKVTINDGGILDIRTYRFASGLNTLAGDGEIRIASAYFPAAANNPFVLAGGGTTEYYNASNFTLPSSQQVFNNLNINTPSGVVATQQSNLTLNGSLTLLGGTFRINDDASTAKLNLTINGDVTVNSGTSMVVGKGSTNSYTDPTSAALTGGAAPFLNYYEQFHRVVLYGNFYNYGGTVKFTNLALPGYASFPPIGSGATSGAATVYFMGGTSSSLVCSGTTNFYNLVVDKVDPSVSLTIDPSLPKNFVLYGANNAAYEVGADAANPNIKKAFWMRTGTVILKGATAIPSLSEGTTANSDYFIPLKASLVLNGPDVIVLSTADDYSEVNIANGIGATSNASLGISNNNANGSLGLLGNLIVNDGYLSTRESSGITYWSNGSGQLIINGGKVDAKQLLDGSGANSGILNYTQNGGTLYLRGRLQHKLQTSKVDDLTLTDLNTVRATNGIGTGAATFTINSNTSSGFSMGGGEIRIYDGCATGNVGAFTVACPVANISVTGGTLTMVPTAGSSLADATTLDVSTAAPLANFNVNLASGSTNVRLINSNLYVLKNVNLTAGTLDANGKDLYIGGNYTIASGSTYMPNSNRTVFNGSGNQTFLVNTAGALSLYRMKVLKTAPTSELAFAGSQKVINVSDSLSIITGKLNDNGTTINASGGVYNSGTHYGTGRIVLNGAAAQGIDGNGSGVFGNLELNNTTASTTAPISTTASFTINGVLWFTSDKSLTIGSNGLVMSSTASFSGAGTGSNRYIVTNGQAGDGGLTIAYSSSSLSKTFYVGAASTKRTTASYTPATIGFSSTPSSIGSVTVIPVGYEHPATTAKGKSLAYFWKVKSSGFPTSTTGVTHRFTYVDDDAQGSDSNYLPAYYNRTTYSWIAGAAASVNKASNVISDWTTSGTLLDGDYTAGNGAFGTAKKFYSCINGSSSGSGLWSESSNWSFTGNAGPPNTKGAVPGLNDIVIIGGADSLYLATDNTDIDIDVQSCASLQIEKGSALDIGYNPGCNFAMVLSHPNGNGNFRLTTSYNSGSTYTFPSGDFSEFNKNLGTTELYTTNSNSNTTYWLPNGVGSYGNLIISPLGGSNVIFPNNNLLIYGDLVIRGQNPDSWFCPTWKSSYPSFPSSTISKTITINGNMTIVGGSFGWYGNGSGGAQDVVVNGNVTVSANGGIDVWSGNSSQSFSIGGSLVNNTTGRVYSDQSTNYVNLSQVNVSFFGNSNSEIRNTSGTPITKFGKVTVSKGASQSTTLTCNIGGTLTTPIDNWLTLQNGTFIYKSPNDLNISTVTPFNIPNTASLDINTLNSIYIAQGNVSMNTVSLGGKLLVENGTVNVGNASNTSVSNSIEYASGGYSEISISGGTLNVNGQIRRNPLNAAGVLGYTQTGGTVNLYGNKASGGANATLEVVNDGSWFNMSGTSAINIINGGGGTNTFGDLYLRPASSSVTGGTITFGNTTAETFAMDASIPLNNLVINGTGGTNMLNLMVNPLLLNGSLTLSNATSVLKSNNVNVSLKGDFINNGAVGSYLYGTNTTTFNGNIQNIKGTSSTNFYNLNINPITSVTLNRSFTANGDLTISSGTLACGANKITLFGDILNNGTYTDNSGGVVLNGSTAQQQIGGTGTFGTLELNNVYGAKLLNSVSFISSLYMTAGILDINRYLLSLGQNSGIIANGAGFSASKMIASDGVYSDVGIKKVVGTGASSFTFPIGSGGKYTPAVLTVTSNGYVGAVRVNNINARHPSVLDPNNALRYYWEIESAGLSGFSGGLAFSYNQSDVVGDEGKYEASRLSIPDYNWSKSLPPTDNVDEGSNVISFTFPSNSTTISGEYTAGGDAALPAVIATYTSIRDGNWSDKTIWSPIAPDGGPNGYIVVIDKNTTVTASSNNTFAYRTQINSGGTLKVDPSTSGHNLGTVVGNGTLHLESGQMPAGRYDSFFDCSSSSTLEYGGSGDYTIVSDLYTSVPNLVVSGTGTRYYPNKDLTVCKKLNIDGPILDNSLYDRKLTILGSMLLTSGGFRSGTGDDARVVFSGTAKQAISTDANAFTGLNKFNSIEINNPSGLDLTGKMELGGNLYLTNGVINTSSTNTFTITNLSESCIYPSAGTELSYINGPLTKYMKTGSYDFVFPIGQNRYGYQIALKATFSNSVPWTVQYFNNNPTSTSFNTPISVVNSDEYWSVSSTDASSKGYVRLYWNSSSGLTPAMTTNGLPDMRIADLESGKWTALATSASGDNTNGSVTNASSYAFSSANTAYSFTTASVTGIMPKAKFSPTGAICGSSSIPVTIFTNGMAIAPPYILTYSLNGKIQSVTFSNLTGYSLPVSVAGNYQLVNFSYNNGSGVVDAKTVVTSYDSPTAAAAGPDLSLCGATLATLAGNVPTVGKGLWSIVSGTGGTVTSPDLYNSTLTGTNGSSYTARWTISNGGCISSDDVNINFTLKPNAPAAASPQAFCSGANLSNIATTVGTGTSINWYTVAAGGTVLSSATPLSNTTYYAEASNGCLSDSRTPVQVAITPNVSVTPIVSVGAEPSCMLSSESSTTYTSTVSNATSYLWSINNGSLGSINSLTGEVTWNPTVTGAANITIQASGCGPVATASRTVTVNSLPAPEFKTIAPACAGQGVSLSLTAAYSTYLWSVTTTGYSLSSTTSANPTLYAPSNDTLFPPSSSSMVSYPDVKVFVTDSNGCSNSVQNSSSDKSLVINRIPRTGPPYHVGNSVAK from the coding sequence ATGGTAGCTATACTGCTCCTGTCGTTTTTGCCTGCTGTGGGGTGGGGGCAAACATCTAAAACATTTACTAAATCAGAATCTTTTACAGTACCTGAAGGTGTTACCTCTATTACGGTGGAGTGTTGGGGTGCTGGAGGCGGTGGCGGTAATACCTCTGGAGCAACTAGTGCTGGCGGTGGCGGTGGTGGTGCCTATACCAAGGGAATTTTTACCGTGGTATCTGGTGCTACGGTGAAAATAACTGTTGGCGCAGGTGGTGAACCCGGTAATGCGGGAGGTAATACTTCGGTTTCGTGCAACGGTATCACGCTTACGGCTAACGGTGGTTCTGCAGCAAGTGGAAAAAATGGTGGTGTAGGTGGTCTTATGCTGAATACCAATCCTGGAGTAACCTCTTTTACTTCATATGCTGGAGGAAATGGAGGAAGAGACGGGGTTAATGGAAGTAATAAATCTTCCACTGGATATGGAGGTGGAGGTGGAGGTGGTGGCTCCGCATTTCCAACGACTAGTGGTGGTTATGGCTATGATGGAGACGATGCTTATCGTTCTTTCGGATACTATACTGATGGTGCTGGAGGTTCCGGAGGTTCCGGTAGTGGATCTGGAGGATCTGGTAGTGATGGTGAGGGTGATGATGCTGGATCTGGAAATGCTCCTGGAGGTGGTGGCGGTGGCCGTGGTGGAAATGCTGGCAAGTCTGGTTCTGGTGCCGATGGTAATGTTGTTATTACGATTCCCCCTGGTGCATTAACAAATCCTAGTAGTGTAAACTTTGGCTATACTGCAGTAAATACATACTCAGGAGTTCAAGTAGTAACATATTTTGGGAACTATTTAACGCCATCTTCTTCTGGCACTATTTCTATAGCTGCCCCTCCATCAAACTTTGAAACTTCACTAGACAATGTTACATGGAGTACTTCTTCTAAAACCATAAGCTATACAGGAGGAAGCCTTACGGCAAACCTATATGTGAGATTTAAGCCAACAGCTGCCAATGCCAATTATAGTGGAACAATCACAGTTTCTGGTGGAGGGACTTCTCCTCAGACCATTGCTGTAAGCGGAAACTCTATACCGCCAACCCTCCCCCTATACTCCTACAAGTCGGGTAGCTGGTCGGATCCTACAACATGGACTCTCGACCCTAGTGGTACCACCCAAGTAGGCTCTGCTATTCCTGCCAGCAACGATTACGTTGTAATTCTATCAAACCGTAATGTTTACCTACCATCGGATATTGCTACTGTAAACCTTAAGGTTACCATTAACGATGGAGGAATACTTGATATTAGAACATATAGGTTTGCCAGTGGATTAAATACCCTTGCAGGTGATGGAGAGATCCGTATTGCCTCTGCCTACTTTCCTGCAGCAGCAAACAATCCCTTTGTACTGGCAGGGGGTGGTACTACCGAGTACTACAACGCATCGAACTTTACGCTACCATCGTCGCAGCAGGTGTTCAACAACCTCAACATTAACACCCCATCAGGAGTGGTGGCTACCCAGCAAAGCAACCTAACGCTAAATGGCTCGTTAACGCTGCTTGGTGGCACCTTTAGGATTAATGACGATGCCTCAACCGCTAAGCTTAACCTTACCATTAATGGCGATGTAACGGTGAATAGCGGTACATCGATGGTTGTTGGTAAAGGTTCAACAAATAGCTATACCGATCCTACCTCTGCTGCTCTTACAGGGGGGGCTGCTCCATTTCTGAACTACTACGAGCAGTTTCATAGGGTTGTGCTTTACGGCAACTTCTACAACTATGGAGGTACGGTAAAGTTTACCAACTTAGCACTTCCTGGTTATGCTAGCTTCCCGCCAATCGGCAGTGGCGCAACATCGGGTGCAGCTACGGTTTACTTTATGGGAGGCACAAGTTCTTCACTTGTCTGTAGTGGAACAACGAACTTCTACAACCTGGTAGTTGATAAGGTAGATCCCTCCGTTTCGTTAACCATAGATCCATCCTTACCAAAGAATTTTGTTCTTTATGGTGCCAATAATGCGGCCTATGAGGTTGGTGCTGATGCTGCAAATCCAAATATCAAGAAGGCTTTTTGGATGCGCACCGGTACGGTTATCCTTAAAGGTGCTACGGCCATTCCATCGCTAAGCGAGGGAACAACCGCAAATAGCGACTACTTTATTCCCCTTAAGGCCTCGCTGGTGCTAAACGGTCCCGATGTAATAGTTCTCTCAACTGCTGACGACTACTCCGAGGTTAATATTGCCAATGGTATAGGCGCAACAAGCAATGCATCATTGGGTATAAGTAACAACAACGCAAATGGCTCTTTAGGTCTTCTTGGGAATCTGATCGTCAACGATGGCTATCTATCCACAAGGGAATCCTCTGGCATTACCTACTGGAGCAATGGCTCCGGACAACTTATTATTAATGGGGGAAAGGTGGATGCCAAGCAACTTCTGGATGGCTCTGGGGCAAACAGCGGAATCCTAAACTATACCCAAAATGGAGGTACGCTCTATCTGAGAGGTAGGTTGCAGCATAAGCTTCAAACCTCAAAAGTTGATGACCTAACGCTTACCGATCTGAATACTGTTCGTGCTACAAATGGAATAGGCACAGGTGCTGCTACCTTCACCATTAATAGCAATACCTCCAGCGGCTTCTCTATGGGTGGTGGCGAGATACGTATCTACGATGGATGTGCTACTGGTAATGTCGGTGCGTTTACCGTTGCTTGTCCTGTTGCTAACATTAGTGTTACTGGAGGTACTCTTACCATGGTACCTACTGCAGGCTCCTCATTAGCCGATGCTACTACATTGGATGTTTCTACAGCTGCACCCTTGGCCAACTTTAATGTGAACTTGGCTTCTGGTTCTACCAATGTAAGGTTGATCAATAGCAACCTCTATGTTCTCAAGAATGTAAACCTAACAGCCGGGACATTAGATGCTAATGGAAAAGATCTATATATAGGTGGCAACTACACTATTGCAAGCGGATCAACCTACATGCCTAATAGCAATAGAACTGTATTTAATGGAAGTGGCAATCAAACCTTTTTAGTAAATACGGCAGGTGCATTGTCGCTTTACAGGATGAAGGTACTAAAGACAGCTCCTACGTCTGAGCTTGCATTTGCCGGAAGCCAAAAGGTTATTAATGTGTCAGATTCGCTATCCATTATTACCGGAAAGTTAAACGATAATGGTACCACTATTAATGCTAGTGGAGGTGTTTACAATTCTGGTACGCATTATGGGACGGGACGTATTGTTCTAAATGGAGCCGCGGCGCAAGGAATAGACGGCAATGGCAGCGGAGTATTCGGAAATCTTGAGCTGAATAATACAACAGCGTCAACGACCGCACCGATAAGCACCACTGCTAGCTTCACCATTAATGGAGTGTTATGGTTTACCTCCGATAAATCGTTGACAATAGGGTCGAACGGGTTGGTGATGTCCTCGACCGCAAGTTTCTCAGGTGCAGGTACAGGAAGCAATAGGTATATAGTTACCAATGGGCAAGCTGGCGATGGCGGATTAACTATAGCCTATTCTTCATCTAGCTTAAGTAAAACCTTCTATGTTGGAGCGGCCTCAACAAAGCGCACAACAGCCTCATATACTCCTGCTACCATAGGATTTAGTTCTACTCCCTCATCAATTGGGAGCGTTACTGTAATTCCTGTAGGTTACGAGCACCCGGCAACCACAGCTAAAGGAAAGAGTTTAGCCTACTTTTGGAAGGTTAAGTCTTCAGGATTCCCAACTTCGACAACAGGGGTTACCCATCGCTTTACTTATGTAGATGATGATGCTCAAGGTTCTGATTCAAACTACTTGCCCGCATACTACAATCGAACCACTTACTCTTGGATCGCAGGGGCTGCTGCTTCTGTAAATAAAGCCTCAAATGTTATATCGGATTGGACAACGAGCGGTACTCTTCTAGATGGAGACTATACGGCTGGTAATGGTGCGTTTGGAACTGCTAAAAAGTTTTACAGCTGCATAAATGGTTCTAGCTCAGGTTCAGGTTTATGGAGTGAATCTTCTAACTGGTCGTTTACTGGTAATGCAGGGCCTCCAAATACGAAAGGTGCTGTTCCTGGTCTAAATGATATCGTTATTATTGGGGGGGCTGATTCTTTATATCTTGCAACAGATAATACTGATATAGATATAGACGTTCAGTCTTGTGCAAGTCTTCAAATTGAAAAGGGTTCTGCATTGGATATCGGCTATAATCCCGGATGTAACTTCGCTATGGTGTTGAGCCATCCAAATGGGAATGGAAACTTTAGATTAACGACCTCTTATAATTCTGGTTCCACATATACTTTTCCTTCTGGTGATTTTTCCGAGTTTAACAAAAACTTGGGCACTACCGAACTTTATACAACGAATAGCAATAGTAACACAACTTACTGGTTGCCCAATGGTGTTGGCAGCTATGGGAATCTTATTATTTCGCCTCTTGGAGGTTCCAATGTTATCTTCCCCAATAATAACCTGTTAATTTATGGTGATTTAGTTATTCGCGGACAGAATCCGGATTCTTGGTTCTGTCCTACTTGGAAGTCTAGTTATCCTTCATTTCCCTCCTCCACAATCTCTAAAACCATTACTATTAATGGGAATATGACTATAGTTGGAGGCTCTTTTGGTTGGTATGGCAATGGTTCTGGTGGTGCTCAAGATGTAGTAGTTAATGGAAATGTTACGGTGTCTGCTAATGGAGGAATTGATGTATGGTCTGGTAACTCTAGCCAGAGTTTCTCCATCGGAGGTAGCCTTGTAAATAACACAACTGGTCGTGTTTACTCGGATCAATCTACCAACTACGTAAATCTTAGCCAGGTAAATGTATCTTTCTTTGGTAATAGTAATTCCGAGATTAGGAATACATCAGGTACGCCAATTACTAAATTTGGTAAAGTTACAGTAAGTAAAGGGGCATCACAATCAACAACATTAACATGCAATATAGGAGGCACCCTAACCACCCCTATCGATAATTGGCTAACGTTGCAAAATGGTACGTTTATATATAAGAGTCCAAACGATCTTAATATAAGTACGGTTACTCCATTTAATATTCCAAATACAGCGTCATTAGATATAAATACTCTCAATTCAATTTACATAGCCCAAGGGAATGTAAGCATGAACACGGTATCACTTGGTGGAAAACTTCTGGTCGAAAATGGTACTGTAAATGTTGGAAATGCGTCAAATACAAGTGTAAGCAACAGCATAGAATATGCAAGTGGAGGTTACTCCGAGATATCAATATCAGGAGGCACCTTGAATGTTAACGGACAGATAAGACGGAATCCGCTTAATGCAGCGGGTGTACTGGGCTACACCCAAACGGGTGGTACGGTAAACCTTTACGGCAATAAGGCATCGGGGGGAGCAAATGCAACGTTGGAGGTGGTGAATGATGGTAGCTGGTTCAACATGTCAGGAACTAGTGCCATTAATATTATTAATGGGGGAGGTGGCACCAACACTTTTGGAGACCTTTACCTTCGTCCTGCTAGCAGCTCAGTAACTGGAGGTACTATTACTTTTGGTAATACCACTGCGGAGACATTTGCAATGGATGCCAGCATTCCTCTCAACAATCTTGTGATAAATGGAACAGGTGGAACCAATATGCTTAATCTGATGGTGAATCCATTGTTACTTAATGGCTCTCTAACCTTGAGTAATGCTACGAGTGTTCTAAAGTCAAACAACGTCAATGTTTCACTTAAGGGTGATTTTATAAATAATGGAGCGGTTGGTTCCTACTTATATGGAACAAATACCACCACCTTTAATGGAAATATCCAAAATATAAAGGGTACTTCTTCTACTAACTTTTATAATCTAAACATCAACCCAATTACCTCGGTTACTCTTAATCGCAGCTTTACTGCCAATGGCGACCTAACTATTTCTTCGGGAACTCTTGCTTGTGGTGCCAATAAAATAACTCTGTTTGGCGATATTCTGAATAACGGAACCTATACCGATAATAGCGGAGGTGTTGTTCTAAATGGATCAACAGCCCAACAGCAAATCGGTGGGACGGGAACCTTTGGAACTTTAGAGTTGAATAATGTATATGGGGCAAAACTGTTGAACTCTGTGTCTTTCATAAGTAGCCTTTATATGACTGCAGGAATCCTAGACATCAACAGGTACTTGCTTTCTTTAGGACAAAATAGTGGCATTATTGCCAATGGGGCAGGTTTTAGTGCCTCTAAGATGATTGCCTCTGATGGTGTTTATAGCGATGTTGGCATAAAGAAGGTTGTTGGAACAGGAGCCTCCTCGTTTACTTTCCCTATAGGTTCTGGGGGTAAATACACTCCTGCTGTTCTTACGGTAACCTCCAATGGTTATGTAGGTGCTGTCCGAGTTAACAATATCAATGCCCGTCATCCTTCGGTTTTAGATCCTAACAATGCCTTGAGATACTACTGGGAGATAGAAAGTGCCGGCTTATCTGGATTTAGTGGAGGGCTTGCGTTTAGCTACAACCAAAGCGATGTGGTAGGCGATGAGGGCAAATATGAGGCATCTCGGTTGAGTATCCCCGACTACAATTGGTCTAAGAGCCTTCCTCCAACCGATAATGTAGATGAAGGTAGTAATGTCATTTCGTTTACTTTTCCTTCCAATTCTACTACAATAAGTGGTGAGTATACTGCAGGTGGCGATGCTGCTTTGCCTGCTGTAATTGCTACCTATACCTCTATTCGTGATGGAAATTGGTCTGATAAGACCATTTGGTCGCCAATTGCACCCGATGGTGGCCCTAATGGGTACATAGTTGTCATTGATAAAAATACAACTGTAACGGCTAGCTCTAACAATACGTTTGCCTATCGAACACAGATAAATAGTGGTGGAACATTAAAGGTTGATCCTTCAACCTCTGGACATAACCTTGGAACGGTAGTTGGGAATGGTACGCTGCATCTCGAGAGTGGACAGATGCCTGCAGGACGCTATGATTCTTTCTTCGATTGTTCGAGCAGTTCAACGTTGGAGTATGGAGGAAGTGGTGACTATACAATTGTTTCTGATTTATATACGAGTGTTCCTAATTTAGTTGTTTCGGGTACCGGAACTCGTTACTATCCGAATAAAGATTTAACTGTATGCAAAAAGCTGAATATTGATGGTCCAATACTGGACAATTCGCTTTACGATAGAAAATTGACGATACTTGGAAGTATGCTGCTTACGTCAGGTGGTTTCAGATCTGGCACTGGTGATGACGCTAGGGTCGTTTTTTCTGGTACAGCAAAGCAAGCGATAAGTACCGATGCTAATGCGTTCACAGGACTTAATAAATTCAACAGCATTGAGATTAATAATCCAAGTGGTCTTGATCTGACAGGTAAAATGGAATTGGGAGGTAATCTATATTTAACCAATGGCGTTATCAATACAAGTTCAACGAATACATTTACAATTACGAACCTAAGCGAAAGCTGCATATATCCTTCTGCAGGAACAGAGTTGTCATACATCAATGGTCCGTTAACTAAGTATATGAAGACGGGCAGTTATGACTTTGTTTTTCCTATTGGGCAGAATAGATATGGGTATCAGATAGCGTTGAAGGCAACCTTTAGTAATAGCGTACCTTGGACGGTACAGTATTTTAATAACAACCCGACAAGCACTTCGTTCAACACTCCAATTAGTGTGGTTAATTCCGATGAGTATTGGAGCGTTTCTTCTACTGATGCAAGTTCGAAGGGGTACGTGAGGCTTTACTGGAATTCTAGTAGCGGTCTAACTCCTGCTATGACAACTAATGGCTTGCCCGATATGCGTATTGCCGACTTAGAATCTGGTAAATGGACCGCATTGGCGACTAGTGCTTCGGGAGATAATACTAATGGTTCTGTAACCAATGCCAGTAGCTATGCGTTTAGTAGCGCTAATACTGCTTACAGTTTTACCACTGCTTCTGTTACGGGAATTATGCCTAAGGCAAAGTTTTCGCCAACAGGTGCAATTTGTGGCTCATCTTCCATTCCGGTGACCATCTTTACCAACGGAATGGCTATTGCCCCACCCTACATATTAACCTACTCCTTGAATGGCAAAATCCAATCTGTAACATTTAGTAATCTCACAGGTTACAGTTTGCCCGTGTCTGTAGCGGGAAACTATCAGCTGGTTAACTTTTCCTACAACAATGGTTCTGGTGTTGTAGATGCTAAAACTGTTGTTACCTCATACGATAGTCCAACGGCTGCAGCAGCAGGCCCTGATTTGTCGCTTTGCGGTGCAACTTTAGCGACGCTTGCAGGTAATGTCCCTACCGTCGGTAAAGGACTCTGGAGTATTGTATCGGGAACTGGAGGTACGGTTACCTCGCCAGATCTTTATAATAGCACATTAACAGGTACTAACGGTTCGTCGTACACTGCCCGATGGACTATCAGCAATGGTGGGTGTATCAGTTCCGATGATGTTAATATAAACTTTACCCTTAAGCCTAATGCTCCTGCTGCAGCTTCGCCTCAGGCATTCTGCTCTGGTGCTAATTTGAGTAATATAGCTACAACAGTTGGCACAGGTACCTCTATAAATTGGTATACTGTTGCTGCTGGAGGGACTGTGCTTAGTAGTGCAACTCCGTTGTCCAATACAACGTACTATGCAGAAGCAAGCAATGGATGTTTGAGCGATAGTAGAACTCCTGTTCAGGTTGCTATAACGCCGAATGTTTCAGTAACTCCAATTGTAAGCGTTGGAGCAGAACCTTCGTGTATGCTTTCGAGCGAATCTAGTACAACGTATACTTCTACAGTGAGCAACGCTACATCTTACCTGTGGAGTATTAACAATGGCAGCTTAGGCTCGATAAATAGCCTTACTGGTGAGGTTACGTGGAATCCAACCGTTACAGGTGCTGCAAACATTACAATTCAAGCAAGCGGTTGTGGTCCTGTAGCAACTGCAAGTAGAACGGTTACGGTGAATAGCTTACCTGCTCCTGAATTTAAAACGATTGCTCCAGCTTGTGCAGGACAGGGGGTGTCTTTATCATTAACTGCAGCTTACTCAACATATCTTTGGTCGGTTACTACTACAGGGTACTCGTTATCGAGCACCACAAGCGCAAATCCAACGCTCTATGCCCCCAGTAATGATACCCTATTTCCTCCAAGTAGTTCTTCTATGGTTTCGTACCCCGATGTTAAGGTGTTTGTAACTGATTCTAATGGATGTTCTAACTCTGTGCAAAATAGTTCGTCTGATAAGTCGCT